A segment of the Juglans regia cultivar Chandler chromosome 15, Walnut 2.0, whole genome shotgun sequence genome:
tttgaagaaaaaacaaagcttGGGTCTGTCTGGGTCTTCTTGTTCCCGCTTGTACGGGGTttgtttctttcaattttttcagtCATCAATTTCATGTGTAATGGTTGCCTAGTCGTTGTCTTTCTTCTCATATGATTTGGGAGTTGCTACCCACATTGCTTCTGAGTCTTTGTGTTTCACTCTGGGTCTCCATTTTCGTGGGTCTTCTCCTTCTCTGCAGGTCTCCATTTTCGTGAGTCTTCTTTATTTTCGTGGGTCTTCTCCCCGGGTCTTCTCTGTCTccgttaggggtgtaaatttaaaccgggaaaccggaaaaccggaccgaaccggaccggttggtccggttttgaaccggtccggtccggaaccggttcctattttatgaaaaccggccggttccggtccggttccggttccgtagtttttgggaccggaccggaccgaaccggaccggttggaaaaaaaaatatataaaaattaatttatatattatacaaaatatttatatatataatatataattatatgttaaatttttatatataatatatataattatatatcatatatgaaaaaattttatattataatttataaataatatcataaaatgttaatcttaaatatgaacatttgtaatttatttgatcatatgttattaatataattatatataagataatgttgttataatttataaaataaaagtttaatcttaaagataaaaatttaattgatcatatgctttaagcataatatatatattaaatttttaataatattttataataagaattaacactttattatatgttttttacatttaaaaaaaaccagaaaaccggaccggaccggaccggaaactggtaaaaccggaagtaccggtttaggagggtaatcggggcgtaatcggttttgaaaaatacaaaaccggtacataccggttcggtcctagattttgtccaaaaccggaccggaccggaccggttacacccctagtctcCGTGGGTCTTTTCCGCGAGTCTCCATTTTCATGGGTCTTCTCCGTGGGTTTCCCAGAGCAACTTCGTGGGAGGGAAGGTCTCGGAAGATAAAAGGAGGAGGGCTTCGTGGTGAGGTAGAGTATCAAATGGAGATGCAGAACAGCAAATGGAGAGGCAGAGCAGCTTCGTGGGAGGGAAGACCTCAGATGCCCTTTGCAGAGGAGGAGAAATCCAAGGGAGGGGGAGAGTTTGTGGAGACGAAGGGAGGACTTCGTAGGAGGGAGGGGGAGGAAAGTTGGAGACGAAGAGGAATGGTTCGTGGGTCTTCGTGGGTATTGGTCTTGATACGAAGCGTACCGTTTTGCAGAAGATGCAAAACGGTGCACTTCATTTTCCACATAAGCAGCTGCTCCCCCGCGCTTACACAGCCAGACTGCATATAGAGTTTTtcttattagaatatatttttttaatattatttttattttaaaattttaaaaaattaaattatttattttattttgtgtaaaatttaaaaaaattataataattagatgaaatgaaatgaataaaaataattgatttccAAAGTTTGCTTCCAATCCTTCAATTGGAAGTCTTTCTTGTACAGATGAAGTGGGATTCTTAAGGTTGTGCAGCATATGCTGATTTGACTGAGAACAATCCAGACCATTGTAGAATCAATCCATTGAGGTTTCATCAGGACTCTGTAGTTTCATCCCACTataagacagagagagagacatttgGAATCCAATTACAAGTCATTCCATCTTGTTGGTTAACAGAGAGTTAAAAGCATACGACATTGCTATCTGGATCCATGATAATTTCAAGATTATCAAAAGTGGGTCCAAAATTGGTATTTAATTGATGGCATCAAGATCAAGCCAGATTTTTGTATGCTTGACCACTTTTGATTTGGAAACAGAATCTGTGCCTCTGGATTTATTCAGTAGAGCTTTCTTAAATTTAGACATGAATCTAATTCCAAGTCCACTAGATTTGGATACGACTACTAGAGAGTTTAGGCTGAAATTATGGGAGTTCACGAGCACTGTTAAAAGAGTTTCCGACAATTACATCATTTGCTAGaatcttaataaaattactacaatcttattttaaaattcacaatatttagaaaaagaaaaaatattataaccataaataacataaaaataaatttatattgacttgatttgttaaattataaaattatttttattataaaatagatataataaatcatgtcgaaccaaaatttattttatttttatgtaatctcgattctcttcttaaaaaaaaaaaaaaaaaaccctctcaTTATGTTTTTTAACGTATACTGCTACTTCCACACAAGCGCAGAAAAATCTTACCTTTTAAATTTCGCCAAAATTTTCggagaattttcaaaaaatatttaatgcaaTCCCTTGGATTCAgccaaagaaaggaaaaaaaaaaaggaaaaaaaaacagaaattgaAAGGACAAATACAGAAAGGCAGCAGATctacataatataaaaataaataaattatttagtgGCAATGATAATAATAGTAACAATCCTCAAACCACAAGAACCATAATAGATGCATATAGTCTGTGCACCACGCTAACAAAGCTCATAAAAAATCTCACTACTAACATAGACTCTAATCTCTAATATCAGACTGAACATACAAGGCGAGATAGAAACAACCAATGAACAAGAGAATGGAGTGTAATGAAAGCCTCGGGACTCTAGGAGACTTCTAGACCACCCTGCGCCCAGATCCGAAGGCAAGAGCCACGACGGCGCCGAGGAAAGCGAAGGCCAAGGACGGAGAGGTAGAGACAGCAGGGGAGGTGGGGCTCGGAGCCGGGGCTTCCAAGATTTGGGCTCGAGCAGCTCCGAATAGAGAAAGCACAGCGAAAGTCACAGCCAGGAGAGCCATGAGCGCAGCCTTGGAGACCGCCATTAGTGAaaattgcttttctttcttggggtttgaacgagagagagagagagaaagagagagagagatttgtgaAGGTGAAAGATTAATGATGGGGGAagcgtttatatatatactgagaaaggaggaggaagaggttAGTGGCAACGGCTCACAGGCTGGCGAGTGGAGGTGTGACAGCTGGGGTTCCTTGTGGGTGCCCTTACTAACGACGTCGTTTTGTAGGTGCTCAAATATTAGATTTCTATAGAGAAACAAATCGGCGTCGTATTTGTCTTGATACGAAATCTCTGACGCGCACGATTCTGTTACTCGCGCATTTACTTGTGATGGGTTCGCGCGTTCTTTTGACGCATATTGGATGGGGTGGTGCGGTAGTTTCCGAGAAGGGAAGTTGTTAATGCGAAAGAGGACAAGAAAAAAACGGCCAAACGAGTGGAATCATAGCGATTGCGTTGGAAGCATGAGGAGGGACCCACGAGAGACCAACCTGTAATGCGGCGTTTAAGCTAATTATAAAGTGACAAGTGGATGGCGATTGGTGGGAAACCACTGCATGCTTTTAAAGTATAGTTTTTCTATTCATAACCCCACAACCTTACaaattcttttaattctttttaattttattcttcttaaaataattaaatttttctatttattatctatataacacataaaaaataaaaataataaaaaataacaaaaaaagtgatgtgtaaTATATGAaacttatgaatagaatttttgtttaaagtAATACCGCAGGTAGACACGTTTAAGAGTACTCCCCATAAATTTTTtgtcttattctttaaaatacatcatcaattttttttaattttacatactaatttttataatatatcatacatcagcttacatattttttctttatatcatttaaatattatattttttaatatactttattcatttaaagtaaaataaaaagtagaaagtatataaagaaataaataaagagtaaaaagtagagagagaaatgaattaaatatttatacaaatgtAAATAGTATTTCATAGATGTAGAGATGGTATTGTAGCAAATtgaatattagttataaaatacaaaatccattaaaatgggctattttgaactattttcttcaaattttaccaAAATATGGGTTTTACATAACTCATTGGGAATGCTCTAAGCATGCAAAGTTATATGcactttgttaaaaaaaaaaaggtgaaatttattattaaaaaataatttttatgtgaattttaaatttatttaatttttcaaaaaaaatgtgCGTGATTTGCAGACTTTAGGataacaaatatcatttttttaaaattaagtaaagagaaatgatatttataaatttaagatGTGTAAGTTTtgctattttctttaaaaaaatagataaatttaaaattttataaataaattatttatttaataatgaatctcactgtttttcaaaatcatatgCAAAACTTGTATATCATATAACTTTATTTAGCATTACTTATtaggtaagagaaaaaaatatggagtatCCCAgtgtaaagatattttattaaatttataattgatatgatttgacgtgatatattatattataaaattatttttattaaaatatatatataagatataaatcAACGTTAATGTAAGAGTCTAATGTTATGAATCTCTTTATGGACCGAcacttttcaaaagaaaaaatagatagacAATGACCTATATCTTCGAGGTCATATTCATTGGTAAGTATTGATATGTACGCGGGCAACACACGCGAAGACAAAATaacttagtaattaaggaattgtatttttaaccatgttgtgatttttttttaaatatttaagaatataaagatgcgaatgaaaaataaaataaaaaatatcaaatggcCTTATTGAGATCATCCTCGGActtcatataaataatacaaaagtattgatatgatatattttaaataatttttttttaaatgataaaatattatgcatgcctttttaaagataataaaaggttataaataaaacaaatagacAAGGTTGATTATCTCATGCCTTCATATttaaaagaacatatataattaagttcttaactaaatataaattcaattcctatttttttattttaaaattcacctttttttcatttaaaatacatcGCAAAATTACGACAGACAAAAGTGGCAAACAACAGCacgtctttatttatttattcgaGGTTACGGGTAAAAAGATATGAGAGATGTACGGTGAGGATTTGATTCctgatttaataaataaataaaggagtTGTTTCCAGAACCTTCCTGTGCGCCTGGGGTTCTGTGGTGATTTGGTTCGGGAAGTTGGAACACAGCTGGCAAGCATGCGTTGTGGGGTGCATATTagtccataaaataaaataaaaggaagtGATGTTTTAAAATTACCATAATCGCCTTGTTCGTGGTTGCTTGCAAAAGCATGGAGAGAAGAATCGCACCTAATCCTCCCTCTATGAATATATGATGTGTTCATGAGATTGGAAGACACGCTTTAATGATATTTACGATTCGTTTGGATAGAAAATGaaatgtgataaaataattttaattaaattaaataaaatattattataatataatatttaatattcatttagatgagatgagatgagatgagatgtgattatttctttatttaaacaaaacccTTAATTGATAGCATGGGATGCccgcttttctttttcccaatcAAAGGACATGTTTGTGAAATACAAATTATCAAGGATattattggaaagaaaaattagatttacaAGTATGTATGTATTGGCACAGCAAGCATATCATATGATTATTTAGATCTCATAATAAACAGTTTATAACCtatcaaaaataaatgaataaataaataaacagtttatAAGTAACATAACTCACTGTGACAATGGTTTGCTCCCTTACCTTCTAACCATGCCTTCTAAACATTATAATttgacatgatttgatttgatacgttaaattataaaattatttttattatatagtagatttaacgtattataaaaaattaagttagtttatagatttaattatgtGAAATTCATCTATGATTGTAGAAATTCTCTTTCGAAAATGGGACTAAACTTATGTTTGTAAATGACTagaaatatgatagaattttacaagaatatgagattttaatgttggattatttataattttctttaaaattgaCAATGAATAAATACTACATATAAATTGTGATATTTCTTGAgcctttgattattttattttataaccgTGGGTATCCAAGCTAGTTTGCATGCACCTCGATTAATCCCATGGAATCCTGAAGTTAACGATCAAGTAAACCTCCAGTGATTCTAAGGGAACTCGAATTGGTGCCCATTAGAAAATAAATCGAAGACCGGACCAACTGAACTACCCCCAAGAGTTTTTGATTATTCATAAAGAGTTGTTGGAATAGCGGCTTCAAGTGCATAATCAGACCAATAAATTCTCTTTAAAATGCCGAAAGGAATAATGCTATGTTCAGTACACAACAAAGAAAGAATATTACAATGCTAAAAAGTGAATTTTCCAGTATCTGTACATTTAGCATTGTTCTACACACAGTGGCATCAATGGTCACTGAACTCAATGCATGCAGGAGGTcgggaggagaaaaaaaaagacataatattatttatggaATTTAATTGATTATACCATTCAAACATGTATGACACAAAAGAATTTGTCCTACAATACTCAAGAAAACCTATCCTTCTGTTCCTTTGTGGATTTTACTGTCAGAAGCCCAAAACTTTTGGTGATAATTGTAACAGAGGTTCCAAGGCACTTGGAGCAAATTTTCTTGCAAATAAGAAACAAATTGAAGAGGATCGATCATTGTAAGTGCAGTTGTGACCTTCCAAAATTCTTTTGAAGAACTGCTCTGTGATGTCTGATCTCCCAAAAGTAGCTGGGTGAGGGCCACCTCTCGACCAATCCACCCAAGTAATGCTTCTATTTGCTAAGAGATTCCCTGCTAGAATGGTTAGCATGGTGGGGAAATAGTGCTCGTCCACGTAGCATGCCGGTCTACAAAACCGTTCGAATTTCAGGTAAAACATGGTATCTTCCACAATACTGATGGCAAGCTTCCGGTTAACTTCGAACCATTGAGATCCTTTCCGCCACTGAGTAATATTTACCTCAGGTGCCATGCTCTCGTTATAGCGTCCTCTCCCGAATTTGCCGGGATCATCAAATGCACCCATGTAGCTATACTGGGATTTCATTAGATAGTGGCGGATGACACTGAAATTATAGAGAGGAATGCAGGATTCAGAAAGGAGAATGAACCATTCATTAGAGATATCAAGCAAAGCATTGGCGAGGAGTCTTCTCTCAGCATCACACATACTCATCCTTCCCCACTCAGAGACCTGcggataaaaaattatcaaaatcatcAACTGCTTATCCCAATACTAGAAATCACGCATAAAAGAAGTCCACTTTTGAACAGAAAAAATGTTAtacaatcaaacaaaaccaacatAAACATTCAAGAGTTTAGACTGGAGATTGATGCCACAGCATCAATTTTATAGGGTAGGAAAATATAGGGTAAAGAAGATTGGTGCTGGTTCCTCCAAAGCAACTATACGAACAGAACAACATAGAATTAAAGAATCCCTCAACTTTCTTACCACAGTCAATTAGAATAATGACATAAAGTCGACAACTACTGCTGGTGCTTCTGCTCTCAGTTGACATGAGAGCTAAAACCTATACCATTTAGCAATCACAATAAGATTTAAGCTTCGCTTTCGACACTGCCCTTGCAACCAGTTCACTCTAAGCAGTATCTAACTGCTGCTTCATCAAGGAACACGCTTCATGTGATAAAAGAGTTTCCCATGGAAACTTACAAGGACTGAGAGGAACCTATCCTGTGGGCTAAGTTTGGCTCAGGTCCACAGCTGAACTTGACCACCCAACTTTTAGTCCTTAACCGATTTGTCATGAAGTCTGCCCACCCCAGCATGTGCACAACAGACCACTATTTCACACATGTCCTACAACACAAACTCATCAAGATCGGTGTTGGCAAGCCACTTGCAGGTGTGGTTatcagaaactgtttttctgTAATATGGAAAATGTAGATCATATGCCAAAAAactttgttttttgataagtaatcattTGCCAGCATGATATATGTGCAGTGCACCTGTGCAAAGATTCTACGAAACTCTCTAATAGGTGTACTCTTGTTTTGCACTTGGGAAGCAAACAAAACTCATGTAAATCAAGTATCATTAGTCTCAGAAAAGCTTTGAACCCATATTCCTGCATCTTCGATTCTTCATATAGCCAAAATTCATCCTTGCTCATAACAGAAGCCCATATATAGTAACAAAACAAACCTGGATAAATCATTCCAGCTAAACCAGGATCATAATGATTCaagacattttctttttataagtaaatcatAATGATTCAAGACATGATAGGCAGTTACATAAATCCTTCTTAACTTAAATTACAAAATGAGTCACTCATATAGTGACCTCAATAAAAACAGAGGGAAACTCCAACAGCACACAATAGGAACTCGAGATACTGCCTGCTATCACACATCTACACCCCACTTCCCTCGCGTAAAACAGCCCCTCAATGGTATTCATACTGTGGGAGCTCTAAGAAGCTCAACAAATATATAAGATCTTACAGCTAATCTTTTTTACCGTAGTTTTAAGACCTAAGGGAGGCAATGGAAATAGTTATGCAACTTAATCCTTTAAATTAGCATGGtgagaaaaacaaaagcattCTATTCTGTCATTTTGAGATTCCTCTTGTGTGTCTCTCAGGAGTGCCAAGTTGTGTGCACCAAAAGAGGAATTTATGCCATGGGTAAAAATCACCAACGCTAATTATAGTGATTCATATCCAATAAGCCCAAGCaagaatcaataaaaaatgGGATGAATTCGGTAACTGGAAAAAATAGGGCAAAATAACATCCTCCTTCAGGAAGATTTCTCCCCAGCATTAGTCAAACATCagtaaaataaaagatgaattatAAGACACAACTTTCTACCTCCACTTTCAATGAAAAAGTATAAACTCACCATAATCCGCATAAGCAATTCAAGTATCCAAATATGACGTCAAGgggaaataattaaaattgaaatgaaaacaaatgtGGGATTTGT
Coding sequences within it:
- the LOC109008848 gene encoding glycosyltransferase BC10-like produces the protein MQSRAVPLEEGKEPSVINRTNQSKTPQLRLLRILVPFLALCVTFSVVSMFTIRYFGINGVPTTVKSTFQPCYEEPRSLEQWIRPPLNLIHTMTDKELLWRASFVPRIKKYPFQRVPKIAFMFLTKGPLPLAPIWERFLKGHEELYSIYVHSLPSFQADFLPSSVFYRRQIPSQVSEWGRMSMCDAERRLLANALLDISNEWFILLSESCIPLYNFSVIRHYLMKSQYSYMGAFDDPGKFGRGRYNESMAPEVNITQWRKGSQWFEVNRKLAISIVEDTMFYLKFERFCRPACYVDEHYFPTMLTILAGNLLANRSITWVDWSRGGPHPATFGRSDITEQFFKRILEGHNCTYNDRSSSICFLFARKFAPSALEPLLQLSPKVLGF